A portion of the Microlunatus phosphovorus NM-1 genome contains these proteins:
- a CDS encoding DUF6716 putative glycosyltransferase: protein MLRKALLVAAFDSQLKWLAGIRGELTARGIDCTVLVPDVRSALSPGQIAAAGFEAVESCSWTELVSRALASEVVVCALSGPSTLRFTVDLAAELSERAADGEPGPVLVTGWVGVVIEKIAAGYLDRSGSDVVAVNCVADLEYFLGVAGQLGLAADNLLLSGLPILTSSLKPPHGRPIRQVLFADQPTVPRQAGERRYVYTRLIDYAYAHPDREVLLKPRHRPDEDTFHTMKHHPEDLLAGIERPPNFRIDYTPISEALPQVDLLLTVSSTACLEAVGAGCRVGLILDLGVHERYGNQVFLPSGLLRTFDELIDDQLGTPAQPWLDSYFFDRPGTAAELIGDRVEKLLASGERPSRAVWDSAYFASTARYLRSTPVPGMVRRDPGGKIIRDLLPPVLLRRARRLRRRAQR from the coding sequence GTGCTTCGCAAAGCTCTCCTGGTCGCCGCTTTCGACTCCCAGCTCAAATGGCTGGCCGGCATCCGCGGGGAGCTGACGGCTCGAGGAATCGACTGCACCGTCCTGGTGCCTGACGTCCGTTCCGCGCTCTCACCGGGTCAGATCGCTGCCGCCGGGTTCGAAGCCGTCGAGTCTTGCAGCTGGACCGAGCTGGTCAGCCGGGCATTGGCCAGCGAGGTGGTGGTCTGCGCGCTCTCGGGGCCGTCCACCCTGCGGTTCACCGTCGACCTGGCAGCCGAACTGAGCGAGCGAGCGGCCGACGGCGAACCGGGGCCGGTGCTGGTCACGGGCTGGGTGGGTGTCGTCATCGAGAAGATCGCCGCCGGCTATCTCGACCGATCGGGCTCGGATGTCGTCGCCGTCAACTGCGTGGCCGACCTCGAATACTTCCTAGGCGTCGCAGGCCAGCTAGGGCTCGCCGCCGACAATCTGCTGCTGTCGGGGCTGCCGATCTTGACGTCATCGCTGAAGCCCCCGCATGGCCGACCGATCCGGCAGGTGCTCTTTGCCGACCAGCCGACGGTCCCCAGGCAAGCCGGCGAACGACGGTACGTCTACACGCGGCTGATCGACTACGCGTACGCCCATCCCGACCGGGAGGTGCTGCTCAAGCCGCGACACCGCCCGGACGAGGACACCTTCCACACCATGAAGCACCATCCCGAGGACCTGCTGGCCGGGATCGAGCGCCCGCCGAACTTCCGGATCGACTACACGCCGATCAGCGAGGCGCTTCCACAGGTGGACCTGCTGCTGACCGTGTCCTCGACGGCGTGCCTGGAAGCGGTCGGCGCGGGCTGCCGGGTCGGGCTCATCCTGGATCTCGGGGTGCACGAGCGCTACGGCAACCAGGTGTTCCTGCCCAGCGGGCTGCTGCGTACCTTCGATGAGCTGATCGACGATCAACTCGGGACGCCGGCTCAACCGTGGCTGGACAGCTACTTCTTCGATCGACCGGGCACGGCGGCCGAGCTCATCGGCGATCGGGTGGAGAAGCTGCTGGCGTCGGGGGAACGGCCGTCACGAGCGGTGTGGGACTCGGCCTATTTCGCCAGCACTGCACGCTATCTGCGCAGTACGCCGGTGCCTGGGATGGTGCGCCGTGACCCGGGCGGGAAGATCATCCGAGATCTCCTGCCACCGGTGCTGCTGCGCCGGGCGCGCCGCCTGCGACGACGGGCTCAACGCTGA
- a CDS encoding HAD-IA family hydrolase, translating to MTRRTAIFDLGGVVLSWDPVRAFKAEVDVDEARQLMRDVDFANWNRRNDEGRRFAEGEAEVARNWPQYAETITAYRRYFDRALTGPVPGTSAVLAELARGGVRLLGLTNWSDETFPMAQRRFGILKRLEAIVVSGREGIIKPDPRLYNLLLDRFGVDASTAIFVDDNPANCVAATELGLTAIQFTDADTLRARLVELGLLGARPPISQPLYHTTQRIVWDEARRAGSYPWSSHGTSYEAEGFVHLAYREQVEAVIERYFGRFEPEELIVLELDPGRARPVVEEGTTYSFPHLFAPLSQEMVVRELDVHELFNASA from the coding sequence GTGACCCGGCGTACGGCGATCTTCGACCTGGGCGGTGTGGTGCTGTCCTGGGATCCCGTACGAGCCTTCAAGGCAGAGGTCGATGTCGATGAGGCCCGCCAGCTGATGCGGGACGTCGACTTCGCCAACTGGAACCGTCGCAACGACGAGGGACGCCGATTCGCCGAAGGCGAGGCTGAAGTGGCCCGCAACTGGCCGCAGTATGCCGAGACGATCACCGCCTATCGACGCTATTTCGACCGAGCCCTGACCGGGCCCGTGCCGGGCACCTCCGCGGTGCTCGCCGAACTCGCGCGGGGCGGAGTCCGCCTGCTCGGACTGACCAACTGGTCGGACGAAACCTTTCCTATGGCACAACGCAGGTTCGGCATCCTGAAGCGGTTGGAAGCCATCGTGGTGTCCGGTCGGGAAGGGATCATCAAGCCGGATCCGCGGCTCTACAACCTGTTGCTCGACCGGTTCGGCGTCGACGCGTCGACCGCGATCTTCGTCGACGACAACCCGGCGAACTGTGTGGCGGCCACCGAGCTGGGGCTGACCGCCATCCAGTTCACCGACGCCGACACACTTCGCGCCCGACTCGTGGAACTGGGACTGTTGGGCGCGCGCCCGCCGATCAGCCAGCCGCTGTATCACACCACTCAGCGGATCGTTTGGGACGAAGCGCGGCGGGCCGGCTCCTACCCGTGGTCCAGCCACGGCACCAGCTATGAGGCCGAGGGCTTCGTGCACCTGGCCTATCGCGAACAGGTCGAGGCGGTGATCGAGCGCTATTTCGGCCGCTTCGAACCCGAGGAGCTCATCGTGCTCGAGCTGGATCCCGGGCGGGCACGACCGGTGGTCGAGGAGGGCACGACGTACTCCTTTCCGCATTTGTTCGCCCCGTTGAGCCAGGAGATGGTCGTCCGGGAGCTTGATGTTCACGAGCTGTTCAATGCCTCGGCCTAG
- the hisH gene encoding imidazole glycerol phosphate synthase subunit HisH has translation MGTPNIVVLDYGSGNIRSAERAVAKAGARVTVTSDPALAAAADGLVVPGVGAFAACMAGLVEVGGPRLIAERVAADKPVLAICVGHQVLFGNGIEHGVNADGCGIWPGTVELLHADRLPHMGWNTVEPAPGSELFAGIESERFYFVHSYGVRELPETEDRRITWAEHGGDRFVAAVEQGPLWSTQFHPEKSGVAGGRLIRNWIARL, from the coding sequence GTGGGGACCCCGAATATCGTGGTGCTCGACTACGGATCGGGCAACATCCGCTCCGCTGAGCGGGCCGTCGCCAAGGCGGGTGCGCGGGTCACCGTGACCTCCGACCCGGCGTTGGCCGCCGCCGCGGACGGCCTGGTGGTGCCCGGTGTTGGTGCCTTTGCCGCCTGCATGGCAGGTCTGGTCGAGGTCGGCGGACCAAGGCTCATCGCGGAACGAGTCGCCGCAGACAAGCCGGTGCTGGCTATTTGCGTCGGTCACCAGGTGCTGTTCGGCAACGGGATCGAGCACGGCGTGAACGCCGACGGCTGCGGCATCTGGCCGGGCACCGTGGAGCTGCTGCACGCTGATCGGCTGCCCCACATGGGCTGGAACACCGTGGAGCCGGCGCCCGGCAGCGAGTTGTTCGCCGGCATCGAGTCCGAGCGGTTCTACTTCGTGCACTCGTACGGCGTCCGCGAGCTCCCGGAGACCGAGGACCGGCGGATCACCTGGGCCGAGCACGGCGGTGACCGGTTCGTGGCCGCCGTCGAGCAGGGGCCGCTGTGGTCCACCCAGTTCCATCCGGAGAAGTCCGGGGTCGCGGGTGGCCGGCTGATCAGGAACTGGATCGCACGGCTGTGA
- the hisB gene encoding imidazoleglycerol-phosphate dehydratase HisB produces the protein MSSEQAGSRTATIERATSESSVKVSLDLDGSGRSSISTGVGFYDHMLTALAKHGLLDLTVESVGDVHIDAHHVVEDTAIVLGQAIREALGDKRGIRRFADALVPLDEALAQAVVDVSGRPYCVHTGEPPGQEYALIGGGPFPSGQGGVPYAGSLTRHVLETLAFHAHICLHVRVLSGRDPHHIVEAQFKAVARALRDAIALDPRVDGVPSTKGAL, from the coding sequence GTGAGCTCGGAGCAGGCGGGGAGCCGCACGGCCACGATCGAGCGGGCCACCTCGGAGTCGAGCGTCAAGGTGAGCCTCGACCTCGACGGCTCCGGCCGGTCCAGCATCAGCACCGGGGTCGGCTTCTACGACCACATGCTCACCGCGCTGGCCAAGCATGGTCTGCTCGACCTGACGGTGGAGAGCGTCGGCGACGTGCACATCGACGCCCATCACGTCGTCGAGGACACCGCGATCGTGCTCGGTCAGGCGATCCGGGAGGCCCTCGGCGACAAACGGGGGATCCGCCGGTTCGCCGACGCTCTGGTGCCGCTGGACGAGGCGCTGGCTCAGGCTGTGGTCGATGTGTCCGGTCGGCCGTACTGCGTGCACACCGGGGAACCGCCCGGTCAGGAGTATGCACTGATCGGCGGCGGTCCGTTTCCGTCTGGACAGGGCGGCGTCCCGTACGCAGGCTCGTTGACCCGGCACGTGCTGGAGACCCTCGCGTTCCACGCGCACATCTGTCTGCACGTACGCGTGCTGTCGGGTCGCGACCCGCACCACATCGTCGAGGCCCAGTTCAAGGCCGTCGCTCGAGCGCTGCGGGATGCGATCGCGCTCGATCCCCGGGTGGACGGCGTGCCGAGCACCAAGGGGGCTCTCTAG
- a CDS encoding histidinol-phosphate transaminase, giving the protein MSGLPVRPELVGEVPYGAPQLDVPYCLNVNENPYPPSDKVAAEIGAAAAAAAKSMNRYPERDAVELRADLAAYLGHGLTADQVWAANGSNEVMLHVLMAFGGPGRTVLSFAPTYSMYPEYARDSHTGWTTFPRRDDFTIDPVTAVQAVTEQRPDVILIASPNNPSGTAVDLDTIRAIVDAAPGVVVVDEAYYEFVRPGTPSALELLPDYPRLAVTRTMSKAFAFAGGRLGYLAASREFVDALRVVRLPYHLSAVTQAVARVALANADELLAAVDKLRANRDALAAWLADQGLQAADSDANFVLFGRFADRQAVWQALLDKGVLIRVVGPEGWLRVSAGTDEEMAAFKAALTSVLGTEKGRLL; this is encoded by the coding sequence ATGAGCGGACTGCCGGTCCGTCCCGAGCTGGTCGGGGAGGTCCCGTACGGCGCGCCGCAGCTGGACGTGCCCTACTGCCTGAATGTCAACGAGAACCCCTACCCGCCCAGCGACAAGGTTGCTGCGGAGATCGGCGCCGCCGCGGCTGCCGCAGCCAAGAGCATGAACCGTTACCCGGAGCGGGACGCTGTCGAACTCCGCGCCGACCTGGCCGCCTATCTCGGACACGGGCTGACCGCAGACCAGGTGTGGGCGGCCAACGGCAGCAACGAGGTGATGCTGCATGTGCTGATGGCCTTCGGCGGCCCGGGCCGCACGGTGTTGAGCTTCGCCCCCACCTATTCGATGTATCCGGAGTACGCCCGCGACAGCCACACCGGCTGGACGACCTTCCCGCGCCGCGATGACTTCACCATCGATCCCGTCACGGCGGTGCAGGCTGTCACCGAGCAACGCCCCGACGTCATCTTGATCGCCAGCCCGAACAACCCGTCGGGTACGGCGGTCGACCTCGACACCATCCGCGCCATCGTCGACGCCGCGCCGGGCGTGGTGGTGGTCGATGAGGCCTACTACGAGTTCGTTCGGCCGGGCACACCGAGCGCGCTTGAACTGCTGCCGGACTATCCGCGGCTCGCGGTGACCAGGACGATGTCCAAGGCCTTTGCCTTCGCCGGCGGGCGGCTGGGCTATCTGGCCGCCTCACGCGAATTCGTCGATGCCCTCCGAGTCGTGCGGCTGCCCTATCACCTCTCAGCGGTCACCCAGGCTGTCGCCCGCGTCGCGCTGGCGAACGCCGACGAACTGCTCGCGGCGGTCGACAAGCTCAGGGCCAATCGGGACGCCCTCGCCGCCTGGTTGGCGGACCAGGGCCTGCAGGCCGCCGACTCCGACGCCAACTTCGTGCTGTTCGGCCGGTTCGCCGATCGCCAGGCCGTCTGGCAGGCTCTTCTTGACAAAGGTGTGCTGATCCGGGTCGTCGGTCCGGAAGGCTGGTTGCGTGTCTCGGCCGGGACCGACGAGGAGATGGCGGCGTTCAAGGCCGCCTTGACGTCGGTGCTGGGGACCGAGAAGGGACGATTGCTGTGA
- a CDS encoding DEAD/DEAH box helicase, protein MLHPVVQHHIVNTLGWTSLRPLQSQAIEPIVAGQDALLLAPTAGGKTEAALFPLLTRMAADDWRGTSVLYVCPLRALLNNLEPRLSAYAGWLGRTAAVRHGDTKQSVRRRLTIEHPDVLLTTPESLESMLVSAVTDPRSLLSDVRAVVVDEIHAFAGDDRGWHLLAVLARVSEIAGRRLQRIGLSATVGNATELLSWFQGSTSADRGVGQVISLEIGNRSNEGSVVEPSIEIDYVASLVNAAKVIFALHTGEKRLVFAETRANVEVLANQLRRLGTETYVSHSSLSSDERRRAEQAFAEARDCVIVSTSTLELGIDVGDLDRVIQVGTPQTVASFLQRLGRTGRRPGSSRNLLFLAVTDDELVQTTALALLWEEGFVEPVVPPPLPRHVLAQQLVALALQKRALPRGSWWQPLGGLALGSDVDRELITDWMVQTGHLDVDGPMVFVGPEAEKQFGRRHFLELLSVFTSSPQFTIVHGRTEIGQVDPFVLVRKVTGPRVLALAGRGWLVTAIDWARRRAHVEPADVSGAARWISVGQPQTHEFVDAQRRVLLGALPTRTRLSRRAIEHLPAVHAEYLNRVDADSTLVVTDAGRTRWWTWAGGRANAILVAALESVDPTLVDDDYVYDNRQIGLRSSVGAHDLRRTVHEVQARVSDLAGLRPFVSDRALEQLKFSELLPPDLARDTLQSRLADREGAIRVLARPIATWVPGPRGGA, encoded by the coding sequence GTGTTGCATCCGGTGGTGCAGCACCACATCGTCAACACCCTTGGCTGGACGAGCTTGCGGCCATTGCAGTCCCAGGCGATCGAGCCCATCGTGGCAGGACAGGACGCCCTGTTGCTGGCTCCGACCGCCGGCGGGAAGACCGAGGCCGCTTTGTTCCCACTCCTCACCCGGATGGCGGCTGATGACTGGCGGGGCACATCTGTGCTCTACGTGTGCCCGCTGCGGGCCCTCCTCAACAACCTTGAGCCGCGACTGTCCGCGTACGCGGGCTGGCTGGGCCGAACAGCAGCCGTTCGCCACGGCGACACCAAGCAGTCGGTGCGCCGCCGGTTGACGATCGAACATCCCGATGTGCTGCTGACAACGCCGGAGTCGCTGGAGTCGATGCTCGTCTCAGCGGTCACCGATCCTCGATCCTTACTGTCAGATGTCCGCGCAGTCGTAGTGGACGAGATTCATGCCTTCGCCGGCGACGACCGGGGCTGGCACCTCCTCGCGGTGCTTGCCCGCGTGAGCGAGATCGCGGGCCGCCGGTTGCAACGGATCGGCCTGTCGGCGACCGTTGGCAACGCTACAGAGCTGTTGTCTTGGTTCCAAGGCTCGACGTCAGCGGATCGCGGAGTAGGCCAGGTGATCAGTCTGGAGATCGGCAACCGGTCGAACGAGGGCAGCGTGGTCGAACCGTCGATCGAGATCGACTATGTGGCGTCCCTGGTGAATGCGGCGAAGGTCATCTTTGCACTGCACACGGGGGAGAAGCGGCTGGTCTTTGCCGAGACACGAGCGAATGTCGAGGTGCTGGCGAACCAGCTGCGTCGGCTCGGCACCGAGACGTACGTGTCGCATTCCTCCTTGAGTTCTGACGAGCGGCGTCGGGCGGAGCAAGCGTTCGCCGAGGCCCGGGACTGCGTCATCGTGTCGACCTCAACCCTGGAGCTGGGGATCGATGTCGGTGATCTTGATCGGGTGATCCAGGTCGGCACTCCGCAGACCGTCGCATCCTTCCTGCAACGGCTCGGGCGCACCGGGCGCCGACCCGGCAGCAGTCGCAACCTGCTGTTCCTGGCCGTGACAGACGATGAACTCGTGCAGACGACGGCGCTGGCGCTGCTCTGGGAGGAGGGCTTTGTCGAGCCAGTAGTGCCGCCTCCGTTGCCACGGCATGTGCTGGCCCAGCAACTCGTGGCGCTGGCGCTACAGAAGCGGGCTCTCCCACGGGGCTCGTGGTGGCAGCCGTTAGGCGGACTTGCGCTCGGGTCAGATGTCGATCGGGAGTTGATCACCGATTGGATGGTCCAGACCGGTCACCTCGATGTCGACGGCCCGATGGTGTTCGTCGGCCCTGAAGCGGAGAAGCAGTTCGGTCGCCGGCATTTCCTCGAGTTGCTGTCGGTCTTCACGTCCTCGCCGCAGTTCACAATCGTGCACGGCCGAACCGAGATCGGTCAGGTTGACCCCTTCGTACTCGTCCGCAAGGTGACTGGACCTCGCGTGCTCGCACTGGCCGGGCGGGGGTGGCTGGTGACCGCGATCGACTGGGCCAGGCGGCGCGCGCACGTCGAGCCGGCCGACGTGTCTGGCGCCGCTCGCTGGATCAGCGTCGGGCAGCCGCAGACACACGAGTTCGTCGATGCCCAGCGGCGAGTGCTGCTCGGTGCTCTGCCGACCCGAACACGGCTGTCGCGCCGGGCGATTGAGCACCTGCCGGCGGTGCACGCGGAGTACCTGAACCGGGTTGATGCGGACAGCACGCTGGTTGTCACTGACGCCGGTCGCACTCGGTGGTGGACCTGGGCCGGTGGCCGAGCGAACGCGATCCTGGTTGCTGCATTGGAGTCGGTCGACCCAACGCTGGTCGATGACGACTACGTGTACGACAACCGCCAAATAGGGCTGCGCAGCAGTGTCGGTGCTCATGACCTGCGACGGACCGTGCACGAGGTGCAAGCTCGGGTGAGCGACCTTGCGGGTCTCCGGCCTTTCGTCAGCGACCGGGCGCTGGAACAGCTGAAGTTCTCCGAGCTGTTGCCGCCAGATCTGGCTCGCGACACCCTGCAGTCCCGGCTGGCTGATCGCGAGGGCGCAATCAGGGTTCTGGCGCGTCCGATCGCGACCTGGGTGCCAGGTCCTAGAGGCGGCGCGTGA
- the brxD gene encoding BREX system ATP-binding protein BrxD has translation MSPRRRREVLDALRRGTVPAQGLDLLAVGLRPFESTLSDELTTVAGGGSVFKAVRGEYGSGKTFFARYLSELALRRGFAAAEVQISETETPLHRLETVYRRIVESLRTLSVPPSAFRSVLDSWLFTVESDVEESGEGSVASVDRVLEQRLTAVRNTTPAFAQALRAYRAAVSGGDQSTADSLIAWLGGQPHVAAAAKRSAGIRGDLDHFGAMGALQGLLLVLRDAGHPGLVVVLDEVETLQRVRGDVRDKALNALRQLIDEMDAGRYPGLYLMITGTPAFFEGPSGLSRLPPLAQRLHADFTAERRFDNPRAVQIRLAGFTRGSLVELGVRVRDLYAEGSDHADRVRALVDDAYLGVLADAVAGSLGGSIGVAPRVFLKKLVGDVLDRVDQFEDFDPRQHYRLTVTDAELTATERATASSPRARGAQGPDDIDLEF, from the coding sequence GTGTCGCCGCGCCGCCGACGGGAGGTGCTGGATGCGCTGCGTCGAGGCACTGTGCCTGCGCAAGGACTGGATCTGCTCGCGGTTGGCCTGCGGCCATTCGAGTCCACGCTCAGCGATGAGCTGACCACAGTCGCTGGCGGCGGCTCGGTCTTCAAGGCCGTGCGCGGTGAGTACGGATCGGGCAAGACATTCTTCGCTCGCTATCTGAGCGAACTGGCGTTGCGGCGAGGCTTCGCCGCGGCGGAGGTGCAGATCTCGGAGACCGAGACGCCGCTGCACCGGCTGGAGACGGTCTACCGCCGCATTGTGGAGTCGTTGCGGACCTTGTCGGTACCGCCGAGCGCGTTCCGTTCTGTGCTCGACTCCTGGCTGTTTACCGTGGAGTCGGACGTCGAGGAGAGCGGTGAGGGCTCAGTTGCCTCGGTCGACCGAGTGCTGGAGCAACGGCTCACTGCGGTGCGAAACACCACACCCGCGTTCGCGCAGGCGCTGCGGGCCTATCGGGCCGCCGTGTCGGGCGGTGACCAGTCGACCGCGGACTCGCTAATCGCCTGGCTCGGCGGTCAGCCACATGTGGCCGCCGCCGCAAAGCGATCTGCCGGGATTCGCGGCGACCTCGATCACTTCGGTGCGATGGGTGCTTTGCAGGGACTGCTCCTGGTACTGAGGGACGCTGGGCATCCCGGGTTGGTGGTCGTGCTCGATGAGGTAGAGACGCTGCAGCGGGTGCGCGGGGATGTGCGGGACAAGGCACTGAACGCGCTACGGCAGCTGATCGACGAGATGGACGCCGGCCGCTACCCAGGTCTGTACCTGATGATCACCGGCACCCCAGCCTTCTTCGAGGGACCGTCCGGGCTGTCTCGGCTGCCGCCGTTGGCGCAGCGCCTGCACGCCGACTTCACTGCTGAGCGACGCTTCGACAACCCCAGAGCAGTGCAGATCCGGCTGGCCGGATTCACCCGGGGATCCCTGGTGGAGCTGGGAGTTCGGGTCCGAGATCTTTACGCAGAGGGTAGCGATCACGCAGATCGGGTCCGCGCTCTTGTCGACGATGCATACCTGGGTGTGCTGGCTGATGCGGTGGCCGGCTCGCTAGGCGGCAGTATCGGCGTTGCCCCACGAGTCTTCCTCAAGAAGCTCGTCGGAGATGTGCTGGACCGCGTTGATCAGTTCGAGGACTTCGACCCACGGCAGCACTACCGGTTGACCGTCACCGACGCAGAACTGACCGCGACCGAGCGTGCGACGGCGAGCTCCCCGCGAGCTCGCGGGGCTCAAGGACCGGACGATATCGATCTCGAGTTTTGA